In the genome of Effusibacillus pohliae DSM 22757, one region contains:
- a CDS encoding polysaccharide deacetylase family protein: MNKWVLTIALCSLVLSGCASKTQPRANVRTPPAPPVAQVQAQTPNLEDGKEHDVREPHPLSLADLRRKYPSTFILSGPPTKRQVALTFDDGPDTVFTPQVLDVLKRYHVKATFFVVGNRALAHPELVQRMVREGHVVGNHSFSHANLPKLSDDQFHYQILHTEEILRPLIGYNPKLVRPPYGNINEPQILWLAGQGFKIINWNVDSLDWKGLNAAQVSTNVLAHVHPGNIILQHCAGGHGEDLTGTVQALPRIIEKLRADGVQFVTVPDLLNLPASR; encoded by the coding sequence ATGAACAAATGGGTTCTGACCATCGCCTTGTGCAGCCTTGTGCTGTCCGGGTGCGCCTCTAAGACCCAGCCACGCGCCAATGTCCGAACGCCACCTGCGCCACCGGTCGCTCAGGTACAGGCGCAAACTCCGAATCTGGAAGACGGAAAAGAACATGATGTACGGGAGCCGCATCCGCTGTCCCTGGCCGACTTGCGGAGAAAATATCCGAGCACGTTTATCCTCAGCGGCCCGCCAACGAAACGGCAAGTAGCCCTGACGTTTGACGACGGCCCCGATACGGTGTTTACGCCGCAAGTGCTGGACGTGTTGAAACGGTATCATGTAAAAGCTACTTTTTTCGTGGTTGGAAACCGGGCGCTGGCGCATCCCGAACTGGTTCAGCGGATGGTGCGGGAAGGGCATGTGGTGGGTAACCATTCGTTCAGCCACGCCAACCTGCCGAAACTGTCTGACGACCAGTTCCATTATCAGATCCTCCATACGGAAGAGATTTTGCGTCCGCTGATCGGGTACAACCCGAAACTCGTGCGTCCGCCATACGGGAACATCAACGAACCGCAAATTTTGTGGCTGGCCGGCCAGGGCTTCAAAATCATCAACTGGAACGTCGATTCGCTCGACTGGAAAGGGTTGAACGCGGCCCAGGTGTCGACCAACGTGCTGGCGCATGTCCATCCGGGCAATATCATCCTGCAGCATTGCGCCGGCGGCCACGGCGAAGATCTGACCGGCACCGTGCAGGCGCTGCCGCGAATCATTGAAAAATTGCGGGCGGACGGTGTGCAATTCGTAACCGTTCCGGATTTACTGAACCTGCCGGCGAGCCGCTAG